One genomic window of Desulfovibrio subterraneus includes the following:
- a CDS encoding acyltransferase: MFDFLALITGGVYWKLHSLVIGWILRLYGIRVGRRLHVRGVPRLKIRGRAENIIIGDDVTILGTIDLRNRENGVIRFCDRVTIDHDCRFVSARDGIIEVGEDSVVTAYAIINGGGSVRIGKKCVIGPRCSINANEHVFRRDVPIRDAGFVHADVILGDDCWLAANVVLMKGVHLGEGTVVGAGAVVTKDTDPYGIYVGIPARKMGERE, encoded by the coding sequence ATGTTTGATTTTCTGGCACTCATCACGGGCGGCGTTTATTGGAAGCTGCATAGCCTTGTAATCGGCTGGATTCTGCGCCTGTACGGTATCCGCGTGGGCAGGCGTCTGCATGTTCGCGGTGTGCCGCGCCTGAAAATTCGCGGCAGGGCAGAGAATATCATCATCGGCGACGATGTGACCATTCTGGGTACCATTGACCTGCGGAACCGGGAAAACGGCGTTATCCGCTTTTGCGACAGGGTCACCATTGACCACGACTGCCGGTTTGTCTCCGCGCGGGACGGCATCATCGAGGTGGGAGAAGATTCCGTCGTGACCGCATATGCCATCATCAACGGCGGCGGCAGCGTTCGTATCGGCAAGAAGTGTGTCATCGGTCCCCGGTGCAGTATCAACGCCAACGAGCATGTCTTCAGGCGGGATGTGCCCATCCGTGATGCGGGGTTTGTGCATGCGGATGTGATTCTCGGTGATGACTGCTGGCTTGCGGCCAATGTGGTGCTCATGAAGGGCGTGCACCTTGGCGAAGGTACCGTGGTCGGTGCCGGTGCCGTTGTGACGAAGGATACGGACCCGTACGGCATTTATGTCGGTATTCCCGCCCGAAAGATGGGCGAGAGAGAATAG
- the asnB gene encoding asparagine synthase (glutamine-hydrolyzing), whose translation MCGIAGYWGDRRIADDRAAAALACLRHRGPDGCGEFRHERGGRHVLLLHTRLSIIDLDERSAQPMRYGNHVLAFNGELYNYLELRRNMQAEGVVFGTDSDTEVLLRSLARCGVDSADVLPVLDGMEGMWAFAMYDMQHGTLALCRDRFGEKPLFLYRCDHGVYFASEVKALFALLGRRLPVNRTKILRYLVNGYKSIYKSTDTFFEGVEELPNACWLRLDEACSPVRYWTPRIEPDEAMTYEEAVSGARAHLLKAVELRLRSDVPLAFCMSGGVDSNALISIARREFGYRVHGFTVVNSDGRYNEWESVARSVRELGLEHTPVPVGGHDFLGRLTRMVGEHDAPVCTISYFAHHLLMEQLAAAGFKVSISGTGADELFSGYYDHYLMYLAAVHGTPQYGQALDDWSTHVLPVVMNPLYRNPRLFVDSPAMRDHVFADACEAESRMAVPFHEAFAEENFHGELLRNRMMNELFREVVPAILREDDHNAMAFSVENRSPFLDRALLEFCLRIPTRHLMRNGYNKAVLRDAVRGIAPDCVLDARRKVGFNGSLAEFLDLGDESVRRSLLADSPVFSLVDRKAFGDMLGSGRLSGNDSKFLFGVLSTKFFLEEFGTDV comes from the coding sequence ATGTGCGGAATTGCCGGTTACTGGGGCGACAGGCGAATCGCCGACGACAGGGCTGCCGCGGCCCTTGCCTGCCTGCGCCATCGCGGGCCGGACGGGTGCGGCGAGTTCCGGCATGAACGTGGCGGCAGGCATGTATTGTTGCTGCATACCCGTCTCAGCATCATCGACCTTGATGAACGATCGGCACAGCCCATGCGGTACGGAAACCACGTGCTGGCCTTCAACGGCGAACTCTACAATTATCTTGAGCTGCGCAGAAACATGCAGGCAGAGGGCGTGGTCTTCGGAACGGACAGCGATACGGAAGTGCTGCTGCGTTCCCTTGCCCGTTGCGGGGTCGATTCTGCCGATGTGCTTCCGGTGCTGGACGGCATGGAAGGCATGTGGGCCTTTGCCATGTACGACATGCAGCACGGCACGCTGGCCCTGTGCCGCGACAGGTTCGGCGAGAAGCCCCTGTTCCTGTACCGCTGCGACCATGGCGTGTATTTCGCGTCAGAGGTCAAGGCGCTGTTTGCCCTGCTCGGCAGGCGTCTGCCGGTGAACCGCACCAAGATTCTGCGGTATCTGGTGAACGGCTACAAATCCATCTACAAGAGCACGGATACCTTTTTCGAAGGCGTGGAAGAGCTGCCCAATGCCTGCTGGCTGCGGCTGGATGAGGCGTGCTCTCCCGTGCGGTACTGGACGCCCCGCATCGAACCCGACGAGGCCATGACGTATGAAGAGGCCGTATCCGGCGCACGCGCACACCTGCTGAAAGCCGTGGAACTGCGGCTGCGCTCGGACGTTCCCCTTGCCTTCTGCATGAGCGGCGGGGTGGATTCCAATGCGCTCATCAGCATTGCCCGCCGTGAATTCGGCTACCGCGTGCACGGGTTCACCGTGGTGAACAGCGACGGCCGCTATAATGAATGGGAATCTGTTGCGCGTTCGGTGCGCGAACTTGGGCTGGAGCATACGCCGGTACCTGTGGGCGGGCATGATTTTCTGGGCCGCCTTACCCGCATGGTGGGGGAGCATGATGCGCCTGTGTGCACCATTTCCTATTTTGCCCACCACCTGCTCATGGAACAGCTTGCTGCGGCGGGGTTCAAGGTTTCCATCAGCGGTACGGGCGCGGACGAGCTGTTTTCAGGCTATTACGACCATTATCTCATGTACCTTGCGGCGGTGCACGGCACTCCGCAGTACGGGCAGGCGCTGGATGACTGGAGCACCCATGTGCTGCCGGTGGTCATGAACCCGTTGTACCGCAATCCCCGCCTTTTTGTGGATAGCCCCGCCATGCGCGACCATGTGTTTGCCGATGCGTGCGAGGCGGAAAGCCGCATGGCCGTGCCGTTTCACGAGGCGTTTGCCGAAGAGAATTTTCATGGGGAACTGCTGCGGAACAGGATGATGAACGAACTCTTCCGCGAGGTGGTTCCGGCCATATTGCGGGAAGATGATCATAATGCCATGGCCTTTTCCGTGGAAAACCGTTCTCCGTTTCTGGATCGTGCGCTGCTGGAATTCTGCCTGCGCATTCCCACACGGCACCTCATGCGTAATGGATACAACAAGGCTGTTCTCCGGGATGCCGTGCGCGGCATAGCACCGGACTGCGTGCTTGATGCGCGGCGCAAGGTGGGATTCAACGGTTCGCTCGCGGAATTTCTTGATCTGGGTGACGAGTCGGTGCGGCGTTCGTTGCTGGCGGACAGTCCCGTCTTTTCGTTGGTTGACCGCAAGGCCTTCGGGGACATGCTCGGTTCAGGACGGTTGAGTGGTAACGACAGCAAGTTCCTGTTCGGTGTGCTCAGCACCAAATTTTTCCTTGAGGAGTTCGGAACGGATGTTTGA